From one Streptomyces mobaraensis genomic stretch:
- a CDS encoding serine/threonine-protein kinase, with translation MDANGGDERFPLLAGRYRLLGRLGSGGMGVVWRAYDEVLGREVAVKEVRAPEHLREADVRVLHARLVQEARAAARISHPYVITVHDVVEEHGRPWIVMELVRGRSLADVLEADGLLSPKEAARVGSAVLLALRSAHAAGVLHRDVKPANVLLQDDGRVVLTDFGIALVEGTGTLTRTGDVIGSPDYLAPERALGKHPGTPSDLWSLGATLYAAVEGMSPFRRASALGTLQAVVHEDPPAPRRAGPLAPLLLGLLRKDPSARMGSVEAQRLLNAAAAAPAVGGRTGTGAGAAFPHPGRSGGGPGERDAHGTAGGAGSSSGAPGKRDPDGTAEERPGARATADPRAPVPRPGTGTATEPWSTGPGAPARAGTAPPSASANHGTPVPPGTSGSRSASATPRTPDGTPPAPSYHDPGTPSGHLPTYIPTSPDVRPYSPSPSPSPAPGTGTPPTPYAPYGPVPTPGSPAVPRSAGTPGLVAGGGGAAPAHGGRWSARRLTAPLLALLIAGGGVSAVLFLHDGKDPGTSPSGGTSTPSSAPVRQPEPSSETNGDRSSAPAPTDDDSSGGSAESTPGPTTTCPPGSWVTTCRPY, from the coding sequence ATGGACGCCAACGGCGGCGACGAGCGGTTTCCCCTGCTGGCCGGGCGGTACCGGCTGCTGGGCAGGCTCGGCAGCGGCGGCATGGGCGTGGTGTGGCGCGCCTACGACGAGGTGCTGGGCCGCGAAGTGGCCGTCAAGGAGGTCCGGGCCCCCGAGCACCTGCGCGAGGCCGACGTCCGGGTGCTGCACGCCCGGCTGGTCCAGGAGGCCCGGGCGGCGGCCCGCATCAGCCACCCCTACGTGATCACCGTGCACGACGTGGTCGAGGAGCACGGCCGCCCGTGGATCGTCATGGAACTGGTCCGCGGCCGGTCGCTCGCCGACGTCCTGGAGGCCGACGGCCTCCTCTCGCCCAAGGAGGCGGCACGCGTGGGGTCCGCGGTGCTCCTGGCGCTCCGCAGCGCGCACGCCGCAGGCGTCCTGCACCGCGACGTCAAGCCCGCCAACGTCCTGCTCCAGGACGACGGGCGGGTGGTGCTGACGGACTTCGGCATCGCCCTCGTCGAGGGCACGGGCACCCTCACCCGCACCGGTGACGTCATCGGTTCGCCCGACTACCTGGCCCCCGAGCGGGCGCTCGGCAAGCACCCCGGCACGCCCTCGGACCTGTGGTCGCTGGGCGCCACGCTCTACGCGGCCGTCGAGGGGATGTCGCCGTTCCGCCGCGCCTCGGCGCTGGGCACGCTCCAGGCCGTCGTGCACGAGGACCCGCCCGCGCCCCGCCGCGCCGGCCCGCTCGCGCCGCTCCTGCTCGGCCTGCTCCGCAAGGACCCGAGCGCGCGCATGGGTTCGGTGGAGGCGCAGCGGCTGCTGAACGCGGCGGCGGCCGCGCCGGCGGTGGGCGGCCGGACGGGGACGGGCGCGGGGGCCGCCTTCCCGCATCCGGGACGGTCGGGCGGGGGCCCCGGCGAACGTGACGCGCACGGCACCGCCGGGGGCGCGGGCTCCTCTTCCGGGGCGCCGGGAAAGCGGGACCCGGACGGAACCGCGGAGGAACGGCCGGGAGCGCGGGCCACCGCCGACCCGAGGGCGCCTGTGCCCCGGCCGGGCACCGGCACGGCGACGGAACCCTGGAGCACCGGACCCGGGGCACCCGCCCGAGCGGGCACGGCGCCGCCCTCCGCCTCCGCGAACCATGGAACGCCCGTGCCCCCGGGAACGTCCGGGAGCCGGAGCGCGTCCGCCACCCCCCGCACGCCGGACGGCACCCCGCCCGCGCCCTCGTACCACGACCCCGGCACCCCGTCCGGGCACCTCCCGACGTACATCCCCACCTCACCCGACGTCCGCCCCTACTCCCCTTCCCCCTCTCCCTCCCCCGCTCCCGGCACCGGGACGCCCCCCACTCCGTACGCCCCCTACGGCCCTGTCCCCACCCCTGGTTCCCCGGCCGTACCGCGGTCGGCGGGGACGCCGGGGCTCGTCGCCGGCGGTGGCGGGGCGGCGCCGGCCCACGGCGGCCGGTGGTCCGCGCGCAGGCTGACCGCTCCCCTGCTGGCCCTGCTCATCGCGGGCGGGGGCGTCTCGGCCGTCCTGTTCCTCCACGACGGCAAGGACCCGGGGACGAGCCCTTCGGGCGGGACGTCGACCCCGTCCTCGGCGCCGGTGCGGCAGCCGGAGCCCTCCTCCGAGACGAACGGCGACCGTTCGTCGGCGCCCGCGCCGACCGACGACGACAGCTCCGGCGGCTCTGCGGAATCCACGCCCGGCCCCACGACGACCTGTCCGCCCGGCAGCTGGGTGACCACCTGCCGTCCCTACTGA
- a CDS encoding alpha/beta hydrolase produces MGLTSQNLLLLLVFIAVAVCALVLWLWPRAARKGVLSWASRLGMLVVSQVSVLAVLLVAANNEFGFYSTWKELFGQNSSRQELQPGKEGEKRPPALVVKGQESVGLGPREKGGQVDRISIHGPVTGLSMDGYAYLPPQYFQKGHEKDRFPVIVAVTGQPGVSRNLITQIKVPQAASKLVKERKMRPTIVLMVRPSVVADRDTNCTDVPGGPQAMTFFNQDLPVAVNDKYRADNSRGGWGAVGNSTGGYCALKMAMTNPARYGAGAGLSADFFARQDRETGDLYAGNKQLKNEADLVWRLTHMPAPPVSLLVGVSKKGEEKYLKQAEHFAEKAKWPTKVDKLIRDEGGHNFQTWREEYPEVLRWLDRQLADPR; encoded by the coding sequence GTGGGTCTCACGTCCCAGAATCTACTGTTGCTCTTGGTGTTCATCGCGGTCGCGGTGTGCGCCCTGGTTCTGTGGCTGTGGCCGCGCGCCGCCCGCAAGGGGGTGCTGTCCTGGGCCTCGCGCCTGGGCATGCTCGTCGTCTCCCAGGTGAGCGTCCTGGCCGTGCTGCTCGTCGCCGCCAACAACGAGTTCGGTTTCTACTCCACCTGGAAGGAACTGTTCGGGCAGAACTCCAGCCGCCAGGAGCTCCAGCCCGGCAAGGAGGGCGAGAAGCGGCCGCCCGCGCTCGTGGTGAAGGGCCAGGAGTCGGTGGGGCTCGGCCCGCGCGAGAAGGGCGGGCAGGTGGACCGGATATCGATCCACGGACCGGTCACCGGCCTGAGCATGGACGGGTACGCGTACCTGCCGCCGCAGTACTTCCAGAAGGGCCACGAGAAGGACCGCTTCCCGGTGATCGTCGCGGTCACCGGCCAGCCCGGCGTCTCCAGAAACCTGATCACCCAGATCAAGGTCCCCCAGGCCGCGTCCAAGCTCGTCAAGGAGCGCAAGATGCGGCCCACCATCGTCCTGATGGTCCGCCCGTCGGTCGTCGCCGACCGCGACACCAACTGCACCGACGTCCCCGGCGGCCCGCAGGCGATGACCTTCTTCAACCAGGACCTGCCGGTCGCCGTCAACGACAAGTACCGGGCCGACAACTCGCGCGGCGGCTGGGGCGCCGTCGGCAACTCCACCGGCGGCTACTGCGCGTTGAAGATGGCCATGACCAACCCGGCCCGCTACGGCGCCGGCGCCGGCCTCTCCGCCGACTTCTTCGCCCGCCAGGACCGCGAGACCGGCGACCTCTACGCCGGCAACAAGCAGCTCAAGAACGAGGCCGACCTCGTCTGGCGTCTGACCCACATGCCCGCGCCGCCGGTGTCGCTGCTGGTCGGCGTCAGCAAGAAGGGCGAGGAGAAGTACCTCAAGCAGGCCGAGCACTTCGCCGAGAAGGCCAAGTGGCCGACCAAGGTCGACAAACTGATCCGCGACGAAGGCGGCCACAACTTCCAGACGTGGCGCGAGGAGTACCCCGAGGTACTCCGCTGGCTCGACCGCCAGCTCGCCGACCCGCGCTGA